Part of the Asterias rubens chromosome 20, eAstRub1.3, whole genome shotgun sequence genome, GAAATTGTGACTTTAAGTCATTGACTTTGCTGTAAtgaccggggcccaatttcgtagagctgcttaaacagaaaatattgcttcaaaactccctgcttagcaagaaaaagcaggataccaatcacaaattgtacatgttggctggttagcataatttggTGTGCTTAGCTTGTTTTTGTAcataagtagctctatgaaattgggccctgaacctTGCAAACCAAGCAGGGCTGCTGTTGTACTCTAGTTTGGCATTGCTGAAGTTTAGGCAAACTGCAGGCATCgttctaaaaacaaatttagtgAGGTGGCAATATCGACTAAAAAATTAGCGAGGCGGCCACTAAAAGAAGTGAACCTGAACACATCATCTGGAGCAAACCCTACAATGGCTAATTAGAGCTACTACATtagctttttaaaaactaaacaagtATATTGCACAAAACTGAGCGAAGCAGAAACTAAAAGCTCAACAAACCTTCAATAAATGTGACGCGTATTTCAGGACTGCCAGATCTTGTCTTAGAATCCCCGTGGTCAAGACTGGATTCCTTCTTTCTCGTTTTCACTGAGATGTCCTCTTCCCTCATTTCTCTGGATCTTCTCTTCCTTATGTCACGCTGCGACGACTCAACAGGTGCAAGTTGCCTGTCTCTGTCACTTTTCCGTTTGTGAGCCTTCTCGTTTGGAGAACCTTTCTCTTCATCCGCTGCAGCGGCACGTACACCCAAGCGAGATTTTAAATCTCTACGTTTTTTATCAACCTTGACAATGCTACGAGGGCCAGTGGGAACACCCTCACCATCCGATCCAGACTCGCTCTCAAACTTTTTCTCCAGATTTTTCAACCTGGACGGGGACGTGAATCGTTCTTCAGAGACGGCGCTTTTAAGGAGCCTAGCGGTACCCGCACTGTCATGGTCGGACCTGGGCGATTTTTTCAGGTCTACTCCGAGTCTAGCACCGAGTTTTGGATTCCTCACCTTGATGTCAAGAAGTGAAGGAATTTTAGAGGGAATGGAACTCCTCTCTTTGGAACGAGCCTCTTTGTTTGCCATTAGAGGTTGGACAGTGGACAAAGGACCGTTGCGGGATTTTGATGGATCTGTCTCTTTCCTGTCCTCTTGTTTGCGGCTACGGTCTCTGTCCATTCGATCATCTTTTTTACGGCCATCTTCCCTCCTTCTCCTTCTCTCATCCCTGTGTCCATCATCATCTCTCCGCCGGCGATCATCTCTCCTGCGGTCATCGCGTCTGCGGTCCCGTTCTAACCCATCCTTGAACGGTCGAGGGGGTGGCCTCCGACGAATTCCAAGTTCATGTTGAGGTTTCTCACCTTTGGTATGTTTGAACCGAGAGGTCTCCTTGTCAGAATCACTCTCCAGGTCACTAAACGATATATCAGAGTCAGTATGGGTATCACTATCCACTGACGAGTTTCTAGACTTTGCACTATTTGCTTTGCTTGGTGACTTGTCATCACCCTTTCCAACGACAGTGTTTGAGTTTCGATCACGGTTACTTCTTTCTGGTCTCTTTTCGCCAGCTCTTTGATTCCTCCTTGACAAAGTTTCACGGGCATCTTTTATCTTAGACACACCACCCGAATCGGTGCCTGCGATCTTGCGCAGACGCGACTCCAATGAATGATTTGAATAAGGCACTTGGCTTTCGCCAGATCCAAATCCACGGGTGCCATCTGGACGTGTCCGAAGTCCCTGGCCATCCCGTCGCGAACGAGGAGATCTGGATCGAGTTCTGAATCGGTCAGCATCCCTCTGGGACCCTTTTATATTGTCTCTGTGATTGCGTGAGTCACCTTGTCCCGGTAATCTGGGTCTTGATGGCCGATTATCTCTGCCTGAACCTCTTTGAGGGGAAACTCGCCTTCTTTCCCGATCCCTGTCACGTCCGGATCGATCAGGGTATCTTTCATTGTTCCTCGAGCCTTTCCCTCGCTCATCTCTTCCCCTCTCATTCGTCTCCCTCCTACGGGAGGCCAAGttatttcttcttttcttctgACGTTCCTTTGTAGAGTCGTCTGAATCAGAATCGGAGCTGTCTGATGAGGAGCTActagatgaagatgaagatgatgaagaagaagacGATGATGAACTTGACCGGGACCGGCTGCTCCTACTGCTGGAGTTGGACCTCGAGGAGCGATCACTGTCGCTACTACTACTGCTATCGCTGCTTCCGTTTGACGAAGAGCTCCTAGAGCTGTCGCTGTTGAAGGCCTTCTTGGTTTTCCTTCCGCCATCAGACGTATCATCGCTACCATCTTCCTCACTATCACTGCCCGAATCCGAACCGGACGAAGCAAAACGTGAAAACTTGTTGTTACGGGGTAGCTTCGGTTTGTCGTTTGGATCGACTGGGGCTGGGATAGGCACTTCAGGTACTGTCTGGATTGCGATGAGGTTCCCCTCCAGCTGGAACTTAGGCTGTGGTGCCTGTGGTGTAGGGatatcctgaaaaaaaaataataaaaaaatatcacactgATGTCAACATCAAATATGGTTTCAAATTCTACACACAaacttttatatatttattgaccaaaccaacagcggacgagccacCAATAACAGGAAAGGATAATACACAATTAACAATATTCATATAGGCTACATAAGCTAATatgtatgtacaaagttaacaattaaaatagaaacatcttatgaaagaaaattacaccaAAAATAGATTAAATTAAAATTGGGAccagaaacaaataaacacgaaagattattacaaatacattatatatattttaaaagcatgcctacaataaaaacagaataaacaataaaagataaaagaaaataaatttgaaacttaataaaaaaaatatataaattatataTCACTGGaggcaaaaataacaaaaaataatgcaaaacaaactgataaataaaaatagtaaaataaaataaatatttgttgacatacatgtaacagcAAAACTTACATGGGGAAATAACCAAGGAAATAATAAATTTGGTAACACTTTGTCTATTCAACATTTATTTAGAGTTGAACTGATTTCTTTTTGTCTGTTtcacttgaaaagaaaaaaagaaacaggcTGTGTGATTTCATGAAACCTAAGGGCCTTCGTCACAAGAGGCAAtgtacaggcaaccagttccaggcaatctctaaGAAGAGACTctgttcattttttaatgttttcaataattttcatgGGAATCATAAaatacattgtttgaaaaattactcatgtgacaaggatcttaaagacactggatattattgataattgtcaaagaccagtcttctcacttgctgtatctcaacattgcataaaataacaaacctgtaaaaatttaagctcaatcggtcatcaaagttgcgaggaaataatgaacgaaaaaacacccttgtcacacgaagttgtgtgctttcagatgcttgatttcgagacctcaaattctaaatccgaggtctcaaaatcaaattagtggaaaattacttcgttcttgaaaactataatacttcagagggagctgtttctaacaatattttatactatcaacctctccccattactcgttaccaagcaaggttttatgctagtaattattttgagtaataaccaatagtgttcactgcctttaaggaacggGGTAGATAATAATTACCTCTAATCTGATTTCTTTGGTTGATTTCAGAGCGGCTCTTCGTAGGGCGTCCAGTACCTCCTCCTCATCCTCTTCTTTAACGACCGACTGCTCATTAGTTGGGCTCTGAGAGGCAGCATTGTTGTTGGGGGAGTCTTGCTGCGATTTCTGACAaagaaaacaagtacaaacCTCGTTGACTAAATCTATACAGTTGAAACAAGAAAGACagatgcaggcctgatacttcatggaggcaacgaaggcaattgccttcacgccccctggtcattgcctttgtccCATTGAAATGCTCTACAGTATAAATttagtttcctcatagggtgccctttaccccccccccaaaaaaaaaaaaatgcctcaGTGAcctagccctttcaaaaaatgaagcatacaggcctg contains:
- the LOC117303610 gene encoding eukaryotic translation initiation factor 3 subunit A-like; this translates as MASDEEEQDLESLRVAVLASLKAKSQQDSPNNNAASQSPTNEQSVVKEEDEEEVLDALRRAALKSTKEIRLEDIPTPQAPQPKFQLEGNLIAIQTVPEVPIPAPVDPNDKPKLPRNNKFSRFASSGSDSGSDSEEDGSDDTSDGGRKTKKAFNSDSSRSSSSNGSSDSSSSSDSDRSSRSNSSSRSSRSRSSSSSSSSSSSSSSSSSSSSDSSDSDSDDSTKERQKKRRNNLASRRRETNERGRDERGKGSRNNERYPDRSGRDRDRERRRVSPQRGSGRDNRPSRPRLPGQGDSRNHRDNIKGSQRDADRFRTRSRSPRSRRDGQGLRTRPDGTRGFGSGESQVPYSNHSLESRLRKIAGTDSGGVSKIKDARETLSRRNQRAGEKRPERSNRDRNSNTVVGKGDDKSPSKANSAKSRNSSVDSDTHTDSDISFSDLESDSDKETSRFKHTKGEKPQHELGIRRRPPPRPFKDGLERDRRRDDRRRDDRRRRDDDGHRDERRRRREDGRKKDDRMDRDRSRKQEDRKETDPSKSRNGPLSTVQPLMANKEARSKERSSIPSKIPSLLDIKVRNPKLGARLGVDLKKSPRSDHDSAGTARLLKSAVSEERFTSPSRLKNLEKKFESESGSDGEGVPTGPRSIVKVDKKRRDLKSRLGVRAAAADEEKGSPNEKAHKRKSDRDRQLAPVESSQRDIRKRRSREMREEDISVKTRKKESSLDHGDSKTRSGSPEIRVTFIEGPPSKRKPVHERLGLKTASSSKPRRSVKDRLGKKIHDLKEEHPKKLSKNPLSVSGGFDDDDLLDSPAEVEVATKPRQSVIELKTRTKQDVETKRKAEKHKHQLEEAEKKQRRIKKEKRLREESKEHREEEREQRAQDVEIAEEGKDTVDETKQMKELEKSVKENENQDGKTDDKNSVPQSETQNEKREIEKIHHPVEDAKKEVSLREVKRKKIKLKRNSAQSVEDDGVRVSVDREEEEMLFEDDEQPRKFIQSRSRADDRKVIKDSSVEGEHSSRKFIDRSERNIVQGKDYDKSKRKIVYDDYKMSEQDEYDEPRRNIYQEDLRHSHRKVYQEDEDTLRRKIFHDDSGPPRRKFLNADSDSSRRRVYQADRGPSRRMVVEDLEREPSQSLSYEDVRHTKLSRRGDLWKRGPIEERTREVEVRMEQQERQAIEETKEAEAKRLKEEELNARIQKIKRKNAAILQRYNEIEAEKIMFGS